In Halorientalis sp. LT38, a genomic segment contains:
- a CDS encoding universal stress protein, which translates to MVHALVPVELLESETVPQGVIELLAPAKVTVLGYHVIPEQTSPDQARLSFEDRARDKLDDIEEALETAGADVTTRLVFTHDSEQTFDRVAAETKADVVVHLNPSMDATDLLVALHGAVAAERIGETVAALVAGRDIDVRLREIDGGDEDTLNLLDRARTAMEAGGVDPDRIDAERIETDRPVRTIGELAAGTDATVLGERATDWRELVFGDFEERVAEASLGAVLVVRPKGAAGDDGDDTEDGDD; encoded by the coding sequence ATGGTTCACGCACTCGTCCCCGTCGAACTCCTCGAGAGCGAGACAGTTCCGCAGGGCGTCATCGAACTGCTGGCACCGGCGAAAGTCACCGTGCTGGGGTATCACGTCATCCCCGAGCAGACCTCGCCCGACCAGGCCCGGCTCTCCTTCGAGGACCGGGCGCGGGACAAACTCGACGACATCGAGGAGGCGCTCGAAACCGCGGGCGCCGACGTGACGACGCGGCTCGTCTTCACGCACGACAGCGAACAGACCTTCGATCGGGTGGCGGCCGAGACCAAGGCCGACGTGGTCGTCCACCTGAACCCGTCGATGGACGCGACGGACCTGCTGGTCGCGCTCCACGGCGCCGTCGCCGCCGAGCGGATCGGCGAGACCGTCGCGGCGCTGGTCGCCGGACGCGACATCGACGTCCGCCTCCGGGAGATCGACGGCGGGGACGAAGACACGCTCAATCTACTCGACCGGGCACGCACGGCGATGGAGGCCGGCGGCGTCGACCCCGATCGGATCGACGCCGAGCGGATCGAGACCGACCGGCCGGTCCGGACCATCGGCGAACTGGCCGCCGGGACCGACGCCACCGTCCTCGGGGAGCGAGCGACCGACTGGCGGGAACTGGTCTTCGGCGACTTCGAAGAACGGGTCGCCGAGGCGTCGCTCGGCGCGGTCCTCGTCGTCCGCCCGAAGGGAGCCGCCGGTGACGACGGTGACGACACCGAAGACGGCGACGACTGA